A DNA window from Haliovirga abyssi contains the following coding sequences:
- a CDS encoding DUF494 family protein, which produces MKNEKKFVEVLSEVIKQLIGPSHENLKTVETHIVENLTKKGYELEEISEMLDEIFESMNISRAKDFKIRMIHPLEVENLTPEARSYLFDLRSSEVIDDEKFEELLNETIAVDFKVGINSLKTLLSRKGIIVNKIIN; this is translated from the coding sequence ATGAAAAATGAAAAGAAATTTGTAGAAGTTTTATCAGAAGTTATAAAACAATTAATAGGCCCTTCTCATGAGAATTTGAAAACAGTAGAGACTCATATAGTTGAAAATTTAACAAAAAAAGGTTATGAACTAGAAGAAATTTCTGAGATGTTAGATGAAATCTTTGAATCTATGAATATTTCAAGAGCTAAAGATTTTAAAATTAGGATGATTCATCCTTTAGAGGTAGAGAATTTAACACCAGAAGCTAGAAGCTATCTGTTTGATTTACGTTCAAGTGAAGTAATTGATGATGAGAAATTTGAAGAGCTATTAAATGAAACAATAGCAGTTGATTTTAAAGTGGGAATAAATTCTTTAAAAACATTATTAAGTAGAAAAGGAATAATTGTAAATAAAATAATAAATTGA
- the topA gene encoding type I DNA topoisomerase produces MLVKRLVIVESPAKAHTIKKILGKNYEVTASYGHIRDLPKTKLGVDIENNFEPSYITIKGKGKVIAELKKKAKKVDQVYLASDPDREGEAIAWHIYNALKLKDKNIRVEFNEITKEAIKNAVKNPKPIDEKKVNSQQTRRILDRIVGYKISPLLWKILSPHASAGRVQSVALKLICDLERKIKAFIPEKFWEVSGIFNKKLKLEIYKIDKKRVKKIKDIKVVEKLKKEIINKEFEVITAKVKKKSKRAPFPLKTSTLQQLASSYLGFTASRTMGIAQSLYEGVSIGGSYVGLITYMRTDSSRISKEAKEAAQEYIKNIFGEKYVGDYVPQKSKGKIQDAHEAVRPTDVNRSPELIKDSLNKDQYKLYKLIWERFLISQFSNMEYEQFELVSEYEKYQFRGTVNRILFDGYYKLFKENDEDSYGGDFPEIKEGDKLLLDKLDITEGITKPPARLTESSLIKKLETDGIGRPSTYAAIIETLKKREYVILTKKSFIPTEFGFEVEEILEKYFPTVMDIKFTAKMEKELDEIEDGNLEWKKVLGDFYGELKEYLEGYNKEISKILNQDIYSDLICKKCGGKMLLKTGRFGKYLECENYEEDKERVSIPKSIKITKEEMELGEIKIADRLSVVVKEKAGIETDVVCKKCGGKMIVKTGRYGKYLECENYAEDKERVSIPKGIELIEEDGIIKIKEQMAKLDAEDEAALKEVGPCDKCGSPMIVKMGRYGKFLACSNYPECKNIKKYPKK; encoded by the coding sequence ATATTGGTAAAAAGATTAGTGATTGTGGAATCACCAGCAAAAGCACATACAATAAAAAAAATATTAGGTAAAAATTATGAAGTAACTGCTTCTTATGGGCATATTAGAGATTTGCCAAAAACTAAATTGGGAGTGGATATTGAAAATAATTTTGAACCTTCTTACATTACAATAAAAGGTAAAGGGAAAGTTATAGCTGAATTAAAGAAAAAAGCTAAAAAAGTTGATCAAGTGTATCTTGCTTCCGATCCAGATAGGGAGGGAGAAGCTATAGCTTGGCATATCTATAATGCTTTAAAATTAAAAGATAAAAATATAAGGGTTGAATTTAATGAAATAACTAAAGAAGCAATAAAAAATGCTGTGAAAAATCCAAAACCAATAGATGAAAAAAAAGTAAATTCACAGCAGACTAGAAGAATATTAGACAGAATTGTGGGATATAAAATAAGTCCTTTACTTTGGAAAATATTAAGCCCTCATGCAAGTGCCGGTAGAGTACAATCAGTGGCATTAAAATTAATATGTGATTTAGAGAGAAAGATAAAAGCATTTATTCCAGAAAAATTTTGGGAAGTTTCAGGAATTTTTAATAAAAAATTAAAATTAGAAATTTATAAAATAGATAAAAAAAGAGTAAAAAAGATTAAAGATATTAAAGTTGTAGAAAAGCTAAAAAAAGAAATAATAAATAAAGAGTTTGAAGTTATAACAGCAAAAGTTAAGAAAAAGAGTAAAAGAGCACCTTTTCCTTTAAAAACAAGTACATTGCAACAATTAGCTTCATCCTATTTAGGATTTACAGCTTCGAGAACCATGGGAATAGCTCAAAGTTTGTATGAAGGTGTAAGCATTGGTGGTTCATATGTTGGTTTGATTACATACATGAGAACAGATTCTAGTAGAATATCAAAGGAAGCAAAAGAAGCTGCACAAGAATATATTAAAAATATATTTGGAGAAAAATATGTTGGCGATTATGTGCCACAAAAATCAAAAGGGAAAATACAAGATGCTCATGAGGCAGTAAGGCCAACTGATGTAAATAGAAGTCCAGAATTAATAAAAGACAGTTTAAATAAAGATCAATATAAGTTGTATAAGTTAATTTGGGAAAGATTTTTAATATCGCAATTTTCAAATATGGAATATGAGCAATTTGAATTAGTTTCAGAGTATGAGAAATACCAATTTAGAGGAACGGTTAATAGAATACTATTTGATGGTTATTATAAGTTATTTAAGGAAAATGATGAAGATAGTTATGGCGGGGATTTTCCAGAGATAAAAGAGGGAGATAAATTATTATTAGATAAGTTAGATATAACAGAAGGAATTACAAAACCACCAGCAAGATTAACAGAATCTTCGCTTATAAAAAAGCTAGAAACAGATGGAATAGGTAGACCTTCTACGTATGCAGCTATAATTGAAACATTAAAAAAGAGAGAATATGTAATTTTAACTAAAAAATCTTTTATTCCAACAGAATTTGGATTTGAAGTTGAGGAGATATTGGAAAAATATTTTCCTACTGTTATGGATATAAAATTCACAGCAAAAATGGAAAAAGAACTTGATGAGATAGAAGATGGAAATTTAGAATGGAAAAAAGTATTAGGAGATTTTTATGGAGAATTAAAAGAATATTTAGAAGGATATAATAAAGAAATAAGCAAAATATTAAATCAAGATATATATTCTGATCTGATTTGTAAAAAATGTGGTGGAAAAATGTTGTTAAAAACAGGTAGATTTGGAAAATATCTTGAATGTGAAAATTATGAAGAGGATAAAGAGAGAGTATCAATTCCTAAAAGTATAAAAATAACAAAAGAAGAAATGGAATTAGGCGAGATAAAGATTGCAGATAGGTTAAGTGTGGTAGTAAAGGAAAAAGCAGGGATAGAAACAGATGTTGTTTGTAAAAAATGTGGTGGGAAAATGATTGTTAAAACAGGTAGATATGGGAAATATCTTGAATGTGAGAATTATGCAGAAGATAAAGAGAGAGTATCAATTCCTAAAGGTATAGAATTGATTGAAGAAGATGGAATTATAAAGATAAAAGAGCAGATGGCAAAATTAGATGCAGAAGATGAAGCGGCTTTGAAGGAAGTAGGGCCGTGTGATAAATGTGGAAGTCCTATGATTGTAAAAATGGGGAGATATGGGAAATTTTTGGCTTGTTCAAATTATCCTGAGTGTAAAAATATAAAGAAGTATCCGAAGAAATAA
- the trmFO gene encoding methylenetetrahydrofolate--tRNA-(uracil(54)-C(5))-methyltransferase (FADH(2)-oxidizing) TrmFO — protein MEEVIVVGAGLAGSEAAYQLAKRGIKVKLYEMKPIKYTEVHKSENFAELVCSNSLGSNLLTSASGLMKEELRYFDSFLIDIADKVKVPAGQALAVDREGFSEMVTKKIQENENIEIINEELLEIPKDKYVIIASGPLTSEGLSKKITELVGDDYLYFYDAVAPILTYESLNQEKVYFASRYDKGEGEYINCPMSKEEYTLFYNELINAETIPLKKHEKEKLFEACMPVERIASRGEKTLLFGPLKPKGLTNPRTGEEDYAVVQLRQDDKNGELYNMVGFQTNLKWGEQKRVFSLIPGLENADFIRYGVMHRNTFINSTKLLNKDLSLKSNDKIFFSGQITGSEGYVSAIATGLLAAINLYNKMNEKEVIVLPTITAMGAIVNYITEERKKFQPMGPNFGIIEKLDERIKDKRERYKAVSERSINYLNEVFKKDFK, from the coding sequence ATAGAAGAGGTAATAGTTGTAGGAGCGGGATTGGCAGGAAGTGAAGCAGCATATCAATTGGCAAAAAGAGGAATAAAAGTAAAGCTTTATGAGATGAAACCTATTAAATATACAGAAGTGCATAAAAGTGAAAATTTTGCGGAGCTTGTTTGTAGCAATTCTTTAGGGTCTAATTTATTAACAAGTGCTTCGGGATTGATGAAAGAAGAATTGAGATATTTTGATTCATTTTTAATAGATATAGCTGATAAGGTGAAAGTTCCTGCGGGGCAGGCTTTAGCTGTAGATAGAGAAGGATTTTCTGAAATGGTAACTAAAAAAATACAAGAAAATGAAAATATAGAGATTATAAATGAAGAATTATTAGAAATTCCTAAAGATAAATATGTTATTATTGCAAGTGGACCATTAACAAGTGAAGGTTTATCTAAAAAAATAACAGAATTAGTTGGAGACGATTATTTATACTTTTATGATGCAGTAGCTCCAATTTTAACATATGAATCATTAAATCAGGAAAAAGTATATTTTGCTTCGAGATATGATAAAGGTGAAGGCGAATATATTAACTGTCCAATGTCAAAAGAGGAATATACTTTATTTTATAATGAGCTTATAAATGCTGAAACTATTCCATTGAAAAAACATGAGAAAGAAAAACTTTTTGAAGCTTGTATGCCTGTAGAAAGAATAGCAAGTAGAGGAGAAAAAACACTGTTATTTGGACCATTAAAACCTAAAGGGCTTACAAATCCAAGAACAGGAGAAGAGGATTATGCTGTTGTTCAATTAAGACAGGATGATAAAAATGGTGAATTATATAATATGGTAGGGTTTCAGACAAATTTAAAATGGGGAGAACAAAAAAGAGTATTTTCTCTAATCCCTGGATTAGAAAATGCAGATTTTATAAGATATGGTGTAATGCATAGAAATACTTTTATAAATTCTACAAAATTATTGAATAAGGATCTGAGCTTAAAAAGTAATGATAAAATATTTTTTTCTGGTCAAATAACAGGCTCAGAAGGATATGTATCTGCAATAGCTACTGGACTTTTAGCAGCAATAAATCTTTATAATAAGATGAATGAAAAAGAGGTAATTGTTTTACCAACAATAACTGCAATGGGGGCAATAGTAAATTATATAACAGAAGAAAGAAAGAAATTTCAACCAATGGGACCTAATTTTGGAATAATTGAAAAATTAGATGAGAGAATCAAAGATAAGAGAGAAAGATATAAAGCTGTTTCTGAAAGGAGTATTAATTATTTAAATGAGGTATTTAAAAAAGATTTTAAATGA
- the xerA gene encoding site-specific tyrosine recombinase/integron integrase → MRYLKKILNDFLYYEEMGVNKSENTLKIYRVDILQFINYIIEYEDIHDFSNVNHYTIRSFMAYLDRNNRGKRTINRKISSLRMFFKYLKKKDLIDKNYMTLISNPKFGQNLPTVLNKNEVIKILREIKTSNILGIRDRCIVELLYSTGLRAAELLDIKEKLIDFSAREIRVIGKGEKERTSFFSNSSKNWILKYIEEKRKKGFLSEYLFLNSRGGKLTDRSLRRLIENYSKKAGIEKEVTPHTFRHTYATYLLNEGVDIRYVQELLGHSNITTTQIYTHVSKEILRDIYIKTHPMAK, encoded by the coding sequence ATGAGGTATTTAAAAAAGATTTTAAATGATTTTTTATATTATGAGGAAATGGGTGTAAATAAAAGTGAAAATACTTTAAAGATATATAGAGTGGATATATTACAATTTATAAATTATATAATAGAATATGAAGATATACATGATTTTTCAAATGTTAATCATTATACAATTAGGTCATTTATGGCTTATTTAGATAGAAATAATAGAGGGAAAAGAACTATAAATAGAAAAATATCATCTCTTAGAATGTTTTTTAAATATTTAAAAAAGAAGGATTTAATAGATAAAAACTATATGACTTTAATAAGTAATCCAAAATTTGGACAAAATTTACCAACAGTTTTAAATAAAAATGAAGTTATAAAAATTTTAAGAGAGATAAAAACATCTAATATATTGGGGATAAGAGATCGATGTATAGTGGAATTACTTTATTCAACTGGACTTAGAGCAGCTGAACTATTGGATATAAAAGAAAAATTAATAGATTTTTCTGCAAGAGAGATAAGGGTTATTGGAAAAGGAGAAAAGGAACGAACTTCATTTTTTAGTAATTCATCTAAAAATTGGATTTTAAAATATATTGAAGAAAAGCGTAAAAAAGGTTTTTTGTCAGAATATCTATTTTTAAATTCAAGAGGTGGGAAATTAACTGATAGATCACTTAGAAGATTAATTGAAAATTATTCAAAAAAAGCAGGAATAGAAAAAGAAGTTACTCCGCATACATTTAGACATACATATGCAACATATTTATTAAATGAAGGTGTTGATATTAGATATGTTCAGGAACTTTTGGGACATTCTAATATAACTACTACTCAAATTTATACTCATGTAAGTAAAGAGATATTGAGAGATATTTATATAAAAACACATCCAATGGCGAAGTGA
- the hslV gene encoding ATP-dependent protease subunit HslV — protein MENMRATTILAVKKNGKVVIGGDGQVTLGATIVKSKAKKIRKLYNGKILAGFAGAAADAFSLFDKFENKLEEHQGNLKRAAVELAKDWRTDKILRKLEAMLIVANEDELLIISGNGDILEPDFDIAAIGSGGNYAYSAARALHENTDFTAKEIVEKGLKIASDICIYTNSNIVVEEI, from the coding sequence ATGGAAAATATGAGGGCAACAACGATTTTAGCAGTGAAAAAAAATGGTAAAGTCGTTATAGGTGGAGATGGACAAGTTACATTAGGGGCTACTATAGTAAAAAGTAAAGCTAAAAAAATACGAAAATTATATAATGGAAAGATATTAGCAGGATTTGCAGGAGCAGCAGCAGATGCATTTTCTCTTTTTGATAAATTTGAAAATAAATTGGAAGAACATCAAGGAAACTTAAAAAGAGCAGCGGTTGAATTGGCAAAAGATTGGAGAACAGATAAAATATTAAGAAAATTAGAAGCAATGTTAATTGTGGCTAATGAAGATGAGCTATTGATAATTTCTGGGAATGGTGATATATTAGAGCCGGATTTTGATATAGCTGCAATAGGATCTGGTGGGAATTATGCTTATTCTGCAGCTAGAGCATTACATGAAAATACTGATTTTACTGCTAAAGAGATAGTAGAAAAAGGGTTAAAAATAGCATCAGATATATGTATTTATACGAATAGTAATATTGTAGTTGAAGAAATATAA
- a CDS encoding Rpn family recombination-promoting nuclease/putative transposase produces MKKNLKRDDMFKKLFSDKKLFLMLLKDFIKESWVKDVDENKLELVPSLFTDGVETNRESDIIYRIQQDDNEIYVFVLLEQQSTVNFLMSFRILEYMVKLWRKYIDDNKKESKNKRFLLPPIYPILFYDGVKNWTAETEFKDKIKSKEDFKKYIPNFEYELIDLNKIEFKELESYEDLLSILLIIDKIKKPEDLLKLSDIEKSYWNRVKVNTGSKRELEKVVEVMNLLLIRINVPEEERKEVLEQIYEGRMENMFEMAVHYDVQAERKKYIMQGMEEGIEKGIEKGMEKGMEKGMEKGIEKGMEEVARKMYAKGIEISLITEFTGFSEEKIKSIL; encoded by the coding sequence ATGAAAAAAAATTTAAAAAGAGATGATATGTTTAAGAAGCTATTTTCTGATAAAAAGTTATTTTTAATGTTATTGAAAGATTTTATAAAAGAGTCTTGGGTAAAAGATGTAGATGAAAATAAATTGGAATTGGTTCCATCACTATTTACAGATGGAGTTGAGACAAATAGGGAAAGTGATATAATATATAGAATACAACAAGATGATAATGAGATATATGTTTTTGTTTTATTAGAACAGCAATCAACAGTAAATTTTCTTATGAGTTTTAGGATACTAGAGTATATGGTGAAATTATGGAGAAAATATATAGATGATAACAAAAAAGAATCAAAGAATAAAAGATTTTTATTGCCACCAATTTATCCAATATTATTTTATGATGGAGTGAAGAATTGGACAGCAGAAACAGAGTTTAAAGATAAAATTAAATCAAAAGAAGATTTTAAAAAATATATACCAAATTTTGAGTATGAACTTATAGACTTAAATAAGATAGAATTTAAAGAACTAGAAAGTTATGAGGATTTATTGTCTATATTATTAATAATAGATAAGATAAAAAAACCAGAAGATTTATTAAAGCTAAGTGATATAGAGAAAAGTTATTGGAATAGGGTAAAAGTAAATACAGGGAGTAAAAGAGAACTAGAAAAAGTGGTAGAAGTAATGAACTTATTATTGATAAGGATAAATGTGCCGGAAGAAGAGAGAAAAGAAGTATTAGAGCAGATTTATGAAGGGAGGATGGAAAATATGTTTGAGATGGCAGTACATTATGATGTACAGGCAGAACGAAAAAAATATATAATGCAAGGAATGGAAGAGGGAATAGAAAAAGGGATAGAAAAAGGAATGGAAAAAGGGATGGAAAAAGGGATGGAAAAAGGGATAGAAAAGGGAATGGAAGAAGTGGCAAGGAAAATGTATGCCAAGGGAATAGAAATAAGTTTAATAACTGAATTTACAGGTTTTTCTGAAGAAAAGATAAAAAGTATTTTATAG
- the yqeH gene encoding ribosome biogenesis GTPase YqeH, protein MKTKIGGDKLNKKKCNGCGAELQSNDENRAGYVPKDKLKKTGNVVCKRCFQITNYGKYVPVGIADEEYIEEVKMIIKELDVVILILDIIDFEGSFNEKILNIIRDKPIIVAINKIDLVPTDKHPSEISDWVKKRFIEKRINPLDISIISAKTRYGVNGILTKLNHFYKGRTNVGVVGVTNVGKSTVINRLLGNKKNLTVSKYPGTTLKIVKNIIPGTEFTLIDTPGIIPNGRISDMVCHECNLKIVPSSEISRMTFKMEKDRVLMLGGLAVIRVLNEEGEKPIFAAFASKDVKFHKTNINRIEDMKSKHIGEMLIPPCNNCKDEYSSLKMKKEVHTVNEGEELVLKGLGWLSVKRGPLKVEVELPENAEIIIRKAFIVPRR, encoded by the coding sequence ATGAAAACTAAAATTGGAGGAGATAAATTGAATAAAAAAAAATGTAATGGTTGTGGAGCAGAGCTACAAAGTAATGATGAAAATAGGGCAGGGTATGTACCTAAAGATAAATTAAAAAAAACGGGGAATGTTGTTTGTAAGAGATGCTTTCAGATAACTAACTATGGGAAATATGTACCTGTAGGAATTGCTGATGAAGAGTATATAGAAGAAGTGAAAATGATAATAAAAGAATTGGATGTAGTTATACTTATTTTGGATATAATAGATTTTGAAGGTTCTTTTAATGAAAAAATACTAAACATCATAAGAGATAAGCCGATAATAGTAGCAATAAACAAAATAGATTTAGTGCCAACAGACAAACATCCAAGTGAAATATCAGATTGGGTAAAAAAAAGATTTATAGAAAAAAGGATAAATCCATTAGATATATCAATTATAAGTGCTAAAACTAGATATGGTGTAAATGGAATTTTGACAAAATTAAATCATTTTTACAAAGGAAGAACTAATGTAGGAGTAGTTGGTGTTACCAATGTGGGGAAATCTACTGTTATAAATAGGTTGTTGGGGAATAAGAAAAATTTAACAGTATCTAAATATCCAGGAACTACTTTAAAAATAGTAAAGAATATTATTCCAGGAACAGAATTTACTTTAATAGATACTCCAGGAATAATTCCAAATGGAAGAATATCAGATATGGTTTGTCATGAATGTAATTTGAAAATAGTACCTTCATCAGAAATATCAAGAATGACATTTAAAATGGAAAAAGATAGAGTTTTAATGTTAGGTGGATTGGCAGTAATAAGAGTATTAAATGAAGAAGGAGAAAAGCCTATTTTTGCAGCATTTGCTTCAAAAGATGTAAAATTTCATAAAACTAATATAAATAGAATAGAAGATATGAAAAGTAAACATATAGGAGAAATGTTAATACCGCCTTGTAATAATTGTAAAGATGAATATTCTAGCTTGAAAATGAAAAAAGAAGTTCATACTGTAAATGAAGGTGAAGAATTAGTATTGAAAGGATTAGGATGGTTATCTGTGAAAAGAGGACCTTTAAAAGTAGAAGTTGAATTGCCTGAAAATGCAGAAATTATAATTAGGAAAGCATTTATAGTACCAAGGAGGTAA
- a CDS encoding type II secretion system protein, producing MGKVRIEKKEKGFTLIELMIVIAIIALLASVALPKFAGVTDSAKAAKVQGDLANLRTSIAMFYAKEGSYPTIGTTSASSITKGTGALDSTFQKYYAKTTMPKTPKGSGTIAAEEVSDVKDITGGDSLDSTGGWAYKSSNGEIHADLGDASNNQYKQSIDWTTE from the coding sequence ATGGGAAAAGTAAGAATTGAAAAAAAAGAGAAAGGATTTACTTTAATTGAGTTAATGATAGTAATAGCTATTATAGCTTTATTAGCAAGTGTGGCATTGCCAAAATTTGCAGGAGTAACAGATTCAGCAAAAGCAGCAAAAGTACAAGGGGATTTAGCAAATTTGAGAACTTCTATAGCTATGTTTTATGCAAAAGAAGGTAGTTATCCAACAATAGGAACTACTTCAGCATCTAGTATAACTAAAGGCACTGGAGCTTTAGACAGTACTTTTCAAAAATATTATGCAAAAACAACAATGCCAAAAACACCTAAAGGCTCTGGAACTATAGCTGCAGAAGAAGTTAGTGATGTTAAAGATATAACTGGTGGAGATAGTTTAGATTCTACTGGTGGTTGGGCATATAAATCAAGCAATGGAGAAATTCACGCAGATTTAGGAGATGCTTCTAACAATCAATATAAACAAAGTATAGATTGGACAACAGAATAG
- the rpsB gene encoding 30S ribosomal protein S2: MAVISMKQLLEAGVHFGHQTKRWNPKMKKYIFTKRNGIHIIDLHKTLKKVEEAYKVVKEISENGGKVLFVGTKKQAQEAVKNEAKRAGAFYVNNRWLGGMLTNFKTIQTRINRLKKLEKMVEDGTMEVLPKKEAAKLGKELVKLEKNLGGIKDMNGLPSLIFIVDTKKEELAITEAKKLGIPIVAMVDTNVDPELIDYVVPSNDDAIRAVTLISKVVANAIIEANQGEEKNVVEEKAAEVSAK, encoded by the coding sequence ATGGCAGTAATCAGCATGAAACAATTATTAGAAGCAGGTGTGCATTTTGGACATCAAACAAAAAGATGGAATCCTAAAATGAAAAAGTATATTTTCACAAAAAGAAATGGGATTCATATTATCGATTTACACAAAACATTAAAAAAAGTGGAAGAAGCTTACAAAGTAGTAAAAGAAATATCAGAAAATGGTGGAAAAGTTTTATTTGTAGGGACTAAAAAACAAGCCCAAGAAGCAGTAAAAAATGAAGCTAAAAGAGCAGGAGCTTTTTATGTAAATAATAGATGGCTTGGTGGAATGCTTACAAATTTTAAAACAATTCAAACTAGAATAAATAGATTGAAAAAGCTTGAAAAAATGGTAGAAGATGGTACAATGGAAGTTTTACCTAAAAAAGAAGCAGCAAAATTAGGGAAAGAACTTGTTAAATTGGAAAAAAATCTTGGTGGAATAAAAGATATGAATGGATTACCATCATTGATTTTTATAGTAGATACAAAAAAAGAAGAATTAGCAATTACAGAAGCTAAAAAATTAGGAATCCCTATAGTAGCTATGGTAGATACTAATGTTGATCCTGAATTAATTGATTATGTAGTTCCTTCAAATGATGATGCTATAAGAGCCGTAACTTTAATTTCAAAAGTAGTAGCAAATGCAATTATAGAAGCTAATCAAGGTGAAGAAAAAAATGTAGTAGAAGAAAAAGCAGCAGAAGTATCAGCTAAATAA
- the tsf gene encoding translation elongation factor Ts yields the protein MKVTAAMVKNLREKTGAGMLDCKKALVETEGDVEKAIDFLRKKGIAKAVKKSGRVAAEGIVVSAVSEDLKSGVILEFNSETDFVAKNDEFKGLANDIANIVLVNDFSNVEELKAADLNGKTVEVRVHELIAKIGENMNIRRFKKVVSTEGFVSTYIHLGGKIGVILNLKGEATEEAKVASKDVAMHIAAMSPRFLAQTEVTEEVLDREKDIARVQLEKEGKPANIIEKILIGKMRKFYEENCLLNQKFVKDPDTTIEKYIKGKFEIVSFDRFLLGEGIEKEEVDFAEEVKRQVEGK from the coding sequence ATGAAAGTAACAGCAGCAATGGTAAAAAACTTAAGAGAAAAAACTGGTGCAGGAATGTTAGATTGTAAAAAAGCATTAGTAGAAACAGAAGGAGATGTAGAAAAAGCTATTGACTTTTTAAGAAAAAAAGGGATAGCAAAAGCAGTTAAAAAATCTGGAAGAGTAGCAGCAGAAGGAATTGTAGTTTCAGCTGTGAGCGAAGATTTAAAATCAGGAGTAATTTTAGAATTTAATAGTGAAACTGACTTTGTAGCTAAAAATGATGAATTTAAAGGATTAGCTAATGATATAGCAAATATTGTATTAGTGAATGATTTTTCTAATGTAGAAGAATTAAAGGCAGCTGACTTAAATGGAAAAACTGTTGAAGTAAGAGTTCACGAATTAATTGCTAAAATTGGTGAAAATATGAATATAAGAAGATTTAAAAAAGTAGTTTCAACAGAAGGATTTGTATCTACTTATATCCATTTAGGTGGGAAAATTGGTGTTATATTAAATCTAAAAGGAGAAGCAACTGAAGAAGCAAAAGTTGCATCAAAAGATGTAGCTATGCATATAGCAGCAATGTCTCCAAGATTTTTAGCTCAAACTGAAGTAACAGAAGAAGTATTAGATAGAGAAAAAGATATAGCTAGAGTTCAACTTGAAAAAGAAGGAAAACCAGCTAATATAATAGAAAAAATATTAATTGGTAAAATGAGAAAATTCTATGAAGAAAATTGCTTATTAAACCAAAAATTTGTAAAAGATCCAGATACAACAATAGAAAAATATATAAAAGGTAAATTTGAAATAGTTTCATTTGATAGATTTTTATTAGGTGAAGGAATAGAAAAAGAAGAAGTAGATTTTGCAGAAGAAGTAAAAAGACAAGTAGAAGGTAAATAA
- the pyrH gene encoding UMP kinase has product MKPAFKRILLKLSGEALMGNEKFGISGEIISSFASQIKEIVDMGVEVAVVIGGGNIFRGISGAAKGVDRVTGDHMGMLATVINALALQNAIEKLGISTRVLTAIEMQKIAEPYIKRRAIRHLEKGRVVIFGAGIGNPYFTTDTAAALRAIEINAEILAKATKVEGVYDKDPVKYKEAKKYDKVSYSEVLNKGLKVMDATAISLCMENNLPIVVFNSLVEGNIKKLVEGETIGTLVEGGK; this is encoded by the coding sequence ATGAAACCGGCATTTAAAAGAATTCTTTTAAAACTAAGTGGAGAAGCTCTAATGGGAAATGAAAAATTTGGAATTTCTGGTGAGATAATTTCAAGTTTTGCATCACAAATAAAAGAGATAGTAGATATGGGAGTGGAAGTAGCTGTAGTAATTGGTGGTGGAAATATTTTTAGAGGAATTTCTGGAGCGGCTAAAGGAGTAGATCGTGTAACAGGTGATCATATGGGAATGCTTGCAACTGTTATAAATGCATTGGCTCTTCAAAATGCAATTGAAAAATTAGGAATTTCAACAAGAGTATTAACTGCAATAGAAATGCAAAAAATAGCGGAACCTTATATAAAAAGAAGAGCTATTCGTCATTTAGAAAAAGGAAGAGTGGTAATTTTTGGTGCAGGTATAGGAAATCCTTATTTTACAACAGATACAGCAGCAGCATTAAGAGCTATAGAAATAAATGCAGAAATACTAGCTAAAGCTACAAAAGTAGAGGGCGTTTATGATAAAGATCCAGTGAAATATAAAGAAGCTAAAAAATATGATAAAGTAAGTTATTCAGAAGTTTTAAACAAAGGATTAAAAGTAATGGATGCTACTGCAATATCATTATGTATGGAAAATAATCTTCCAATAGTTGTTTTTAATTCGTTAGTAGAAGGAAATATTAAAAAGTTAGTTGAGGGAGAGACTATTGGTACATTAGTAGAGGGAGGAAAATAA